In a genomic window of Deltaproteobacteria bacterium GWA2_45_12:
- a CDS encoding copper-translocating P-type ATPase, whose protein sequence is MHPEVVQDHPGNCPKCGMTLEPRGGADNEDLTEYNDMKKRCIFAAVLTVPLVFMAMGNLLPGQPVSKIFSHEFIRWAEFILGTPVVLWGGWPFFTRGWQSIVNKSLNMFTLIGLGVGVAYVYSVIATLFPDLFPESFREMGNVAVYYEAAGVIVTLILLGQVLELKARSQTNAAIKKLLGLAPKTARLIQNDGTEIDVPLDQVKIGDKLRVRPGEKVPVDGVVLEGSGSVDESMITGEAIPVLKGAGDKIIGATINGTGSMVIEAKRVGAETLLSQIIHMVAEAQRSRAPIQKLADVVSGYFVPVVVAIAVISFIVWALYGPEPRLSYALINAVAVLIIACPCALGLATPLSIMVATGRGATMGVLFKNAESIQTLRQVDILVVDKTGTLTLGKPKLVSIKSSSDRSETDLLKYAASLEAGSEHPLAQAIVDGAKEKKIGLSQIKDFESITGKGVKGRIDGRQVALGNAYMMKDLGLNPSSLEDEANRLRSEGQTVMFVALDDQVAGFVGVADPIKETTPQAIAELHKDHIKIVMMTGDNQKTAEAVAKILGIDEVMAGVLPEQKALKIKELQKAGHKVAMAGDGINDAPALAQAQVGIAMGTGTDVAMESAGVTLVKGDLRGILRARKLSRATMRNIKQNMFFAFAYNASGVPLAAGVLYPAFGILLSPIIAALAMSLSSVSVVGNALRLKSAKI, encoded by the coding sequence ATGCATCCCGAAGTGGTGCAGGATCATCCGGGGAACTGCCCCAAGTGCGGCATGACGCTCGAACCCAGGGGAGGTGCGGACAATGAAGATCTGACGGAATACAACGACATGAAAAAGCGGTGTATCTTTGCCGCCGTTTTAACCGTGCCGCTTGTTTTTATGGCCATGGGAAATTTGCTTCCGGGCCAGCCCGTTTCAAAAATATTTTCCCATGAATTTATCCGTTGGGCCGAGTTCATCTTGGGGACACCGGTTGTTTTGTGGGGCGGTTGGCCGTTTTTTACGCGCGGTTGGCAATCCATCGTCAATAAATCCCTCAATATGTTTACCTTAATCGGGTTAGGTGTTGGGGTCGCCTATGTTTATAGTGTTATCGCAACCCTCTTTCCCGATCTTTTTCCTGAGTCCTTTCGTGAGATGGGTAACGTCGCCGTCTATTATGAAGCCGCGGGTGTGATTGTGACCCTGATCTTGCTTGGCCAGGTGCTTGAACTGAAAGCAAGGTCGCAAACCAATGCCGCCATTAAAAAATTACTTGGATTGGCTCCCAAAACAGCTCGCCTCATCCAGAATGATGGAACCGAAATTGATGTTCCTTTAGATCAGGTAAAAATTGGCGACAAACTCCGCGTTCGTCCCGGAGAAAAAGTCCCAGTGGACGGCGTCGTGTTGGAAGGATCTGGTTCCGTTGATGAATCGATGATTACAGGAGAGGCAATTCCTGTCTTAAAGGGGGCCGGTGACAAAATCATCGGTGCAACCATCAACGGTACCGGCTCGATGGTGATTGAAGCCAAAAGAGTCGGAGCCGAAACACTGCTATCTCAAATTATTCACATGGTGGCCGAAGCCCAACGAAGCCGTGCTCCCATCCAAAAACTGGCGGATGTTGTCTCAGGATATTTTGTCCCTGTTGTCGTTGCCATTGCCGTTATCAGTTTCATTGTCTGGGCTCTCTATGGCCCTGAGCCCCGCTTGAGCTATGCCCTGATCAACGCCGTCGCCGTGCTGATTATCGCCTGTCCATGCGCCTTGGGGCTGGCTACTCCTCTTTCCATCATGGTGGCCACGGGCCGCGGGGCTACCATGGGCGTGCTTTTCAAGAATGCCGAATCCATCCAGACTTTAAGACAAGTGGACATTCTAGTTGTCGATAAGACCGGAACACTCACTTTAGGAAAGCCCAAATTAGTAAGCATCAAATCATCAAGCGATCGATCGGAAACTGATCTTTTAAAATATGCCGCAAGCCTGGAAGCCGGCAGCGAGCACCCTCTGGCGCAAGCCATTGTGGACGGGGCAAAAGAAAAGAAAATCGGCTTAAGTCAAATTAAAGATTTTGAATCGATCACGGGCAAGGGCGTCAAAGGTCGCATTGACGGGCGTCAGGTTGCCCTTGGAAATGCTTATATGATGAAAGATTTGGGGCTTAATCCTTCTTCTCTTGAAGATGAAGCGAATCGGCTTCGCTCTGAAGGACAAACCGTCATGTTTGTCGCGTTAGATGACCAAGTTGCCGGCTTTGTCGGAGTCGCCGATCCCATTAAAGAGACAACACCACAAGCAATTGCCGAACTTCACAAGGATCACATCAAAATTGTGATGATGACCGGCGACAATCAAAAAACAGCGGAAGCTGTGGCTAAAATACTTGGCATTGATGAAGTGATGGCCGGCGTTCTACCTGAACAAAAAGCTTTAAAAATAAAAGAGCTCCAAAAAGCCGGGCATAAAGTGGCGATGGCCGGTGACGGCATTAATGATGCTCCGGCGCTGGCCCAGGCCCAAGTCGGCATCGCGATGGGAACCGGTACGGACGTGGCCATGGAAAGTGCGGGGGTCACTCTGGTTAAAGGGGATCTTCGGGGTATTTTACGAGCCCGTAAATTGAGCCGCGCCACCATGCGCAACATCAAGCAAAATATGTTTTTTGCCTTTGCCTATAATGCCTCCGGCGTCCCCCTAGCGGCGGGTGTGTTGTATCCGGCTTTTGGCATTTTACTTTCCCCCATCATCGCCGCTCTTGCGATGAGCTTAAGTTCAGTTTCCGTCGTCGGTAACGCCTTAAGGCTTAAGAGCGCAAAAATTTAG
- a CDS encoding isoprenylcysteine carboxyl methyltransferase, whose protein sequence is MKAHDLAPAYGLWSLVIINSAIFIFFALSFFKPKTKLDWRAFNGFAAFIIALFIEMYGFPLTIYFLSGWLTSKYPQINFLSHDAGHLLSTLLGLKGNPHFNILHILSSVFIFGGFILIAKAWRVLHQAQQNHQLATTGLYSYVRHPQYDGFILVMIGFLLQWPTLITLAMFPILVVMYVRLAKKEEREVEAEVGEAYRRYKTVTPAFFPKLFGRKMQFNQP, encoded by the coding sequence ATGAAGGCACACGATTTGGCACCCGCTTATGGGCTATGGTCCCTGGTTATCATCAACTCGGCGATTTTCATTTTCTTTGCTTTAAGCTTTTTCAAGCCCAAAACAAAGTTGGATTGGAGAGCCTTTAACGGTTTTGCGGCCTTCATCATCGCTTTATTTATTGAGATGTATGGTTTCCCTTTGACCATCTATTTTTTATCCGGTTGGCTGACCAGCAAATATCCCCAAATCAATTTTCTCTCGCATGATGCCGGCCATCTTTTATCGACACTTTTGGGACTCAAAGGGAATCCTCATTTCAATATCCTGCACATTTTGAGCAGCGTCTTTATCTTTGGTGGATTCATCTTGATTGCCAAGGCCTGGAGAGTTCTCCATCAGGCGCAACAAAATCACCAATTGGCCACGACAGGACTGTATTCATACGTTCGTCATCCCCAATATGATGGTTTCATCCTTGTTATGATCGGGTTTTTGCTTCAATGGCCGACTTTAATCACACTCGCGATGTTTCCCATTCTGGTTGTGATGTATGTCCGGCTGGCAAAGAAAGAAGAAAGAGAAGTCGAAGCAGAAGTTGGCGAGGCGTACCGTCGATATAAGACAGTCACGCCAGCCTTTTTTCCAAAATTGTTTGGAAGAAAAATGCAATTTAACCAACCCTAA
- a CDS encoding calcium/proton exchanger, protein MAILLIFVPVCFYLEHVHTNPLLLFLVSAISILGLISLIGKSVEEIAHYSGPVVGGFLNATFGNFTEMVIAFNGIRAGLFELIRASITGSILGNLILVMGLSMFYGGLKYKTQKFSQTGANTSILMLVIALFALLIPTFVHYGYQIEGLKATDARSLEQRVSLYSAILLLVVYILGLFFSLKTHRFAYMPETPSHTTESPEWKKWFAICLLCFSAILVGFISDFFVYSIEDMLKVSKIPLSELFMGVIIVAAIGNAVDGIVAIRMAGKDKMDISYQVAMGASIQVALLIAPLLVIYSFIIGGHPETGVFFTLQFSIFEIIALAGGVALAGYSLQDGESNWFEGAMFIILYAIFGVAFFFHP, encoded by the coding sequence ATGGCCATTCTTCTGATTTTTGTCCCCGTCTGTTTTTACCTGGAACATGTTCACACAAATCCACTCCTGCTTTTTTTGGTAAGCGCCATCAGCATTTTAGGGCTTATTTCTCTTATTGGAAAATCAGTTGAGGAGATTGCCCATTATTCGGGCCCTGTAGTTGGGGGCTTTTTGAATGCTACATTTGGCAATTTTACAGAAATGGTCATTGCCTTCAATGGAATACGGGCAGGCCTATTTGAGTTGATCCGTGCTTCTATTACAGGGTCGATTTTGGGTAACCTGATTCTTGTCATGGGGCTCTCCATGTTTTATGGCGGTTTGAAATATAAGACCCAGAAATTCTCCCAAACAGGAGCCAATACCTCTATCTTGATGCTGGTTATTGCCTTGTTTGCCCTTTTAATTCCCACCTTTGTTCATTATGGTTATCAAATAGAAGGCTTAAAGGCCACCGATGCCCGATCGTTGGAACAGCGAGTATCGCTTTATTCAGCCATCCTGTTATTGGTTGTTTATATTTTGGGCCTTTTCTTTTCACTTAAAACCCATCGCTTTGCCTATATGCCAGAGACTCCTTCTCACACAACGGAATCACCAGAATGGAAAAAATGGTTTGCTATTTGTCTGCTCTGCTTCTCGGCCATTCTTGTTGGTTTTATCAGCGATTTTTTTGTCTATTCCATTGAAGACATGCTCAAGGTGAGCAAGATTCCCCTTTCGGAACTTTTCATGGGTGTCATTATCGTGGCTGCTATTGGAAACGCAGTTGACGGAATTGTTGCCATCAGGATGGCTGGCAAGGACAAAATGGATATCTCCTACCAGGTGGCCATGGGGGCCAGTATTCAAGTAGCTCTCCTGATAGCGCCACTTCTCGTGATCTACAGTTTTATAATCGGTGGGCATCCTGAAACAGGGGTTTTCTTCACGCTCCAGTTCAGCATTTTTGAGATCATTGCCTTAGCGGGAGGAGTTGCCCTGGCCGGCTATTCACTCCAAGATGGGGAATCGAACTGGTTTGAGGGAGCGATGTTTATCATCCTTTATGCTATCTTTGGAGTCGCTTTCTTTTTTCATCCTTAA